ATGACAACCTCAGACCACATGACATTCATGCCCATACTTTGTTCAATTTCAAAACTATTTTTTTTAAACTTTGATACAAATAAAGTGAAAAACAATAGACCATGTACCGCAGCTGAAAGCACTAACATTGAATGAAATGAATCTTTTTTGGCAAGTTGACTATGCATAAATACAATTAAGATTGCTGCGGCCCGTCCGTTACCATACCCATCTTGTTGATTCCGGCATTTTTAACCAGAGCCATGATTTGTACAACAAAACCATAGGGAATGCTTTTGTCTGCCTGTAAAAAAATTTCTTTCTTTTCTTTGGTTTTATAAATTGCTTTGAGTTTGGCTTCTAAGTTTTCTAATGCAATGCTTTGCCCTTGAATGTGGATTTTTTTGTATTTATCGACAATCAAGACAACATCATTTTCTTTAACACCAATGCTTTGTTTAGCTTGTGTTTCGGGCAGTTCAACATCAACTTGTTGTTGAATGAGTGGAGCTGCAACCATAAAAATGATTAACAAAACCAACATCACATCCACCAAAGGCGTGACGTTAATTTCAGCTAAAA
This window of the Oligoflexia bacterium genome carries:
- a CDS encoding biopolymer transporter ExbD — translated: MAFNNDSNNNNNVLAEINVTPLVDVMLVLLIIFMVAAPLIQQQVDVELPETQAKQSIGVKENDVVLIVDKYKKIHIQGQSIALENLEAKLKAIYKTKEKKEIFLQADKSIPYGFVVQIMALVKNAGINKMGMVTDGPQQS